A segment of the Pseudomonadota bacterium genome:
CAGAGTCCTCCGGGTCCTCGACCAGGCCGAACCTGAGGCGCACGACCGCGACTTCCTTCTGCGTGAGGGTGCTCAAGATGCTCCGCGTCACCTCAGTGAGCTCACTTGCTGCGAGGCGCTCGAACGGGTCGGGTGCCTCGTCTTGGAGGCGGTCTCCCACCTCACCCTCACCGTCGGGCCCCGCGGGCGCTGAGAGCGACACGGGCTCGCTCCTGTGCCGCCCTGCGGCGCGGAGCACGACCGCAGAAGACCCTGAGAGCTCAGCGAGCTCCTGCTCGGTCGGGTCTGTGCCGAACTCCTTGCGGTACTCGGCGACCGCGTCCGCGGCCCTCTTCGCAGCGCCCACAGCGTGCGATGGGACGCGGATGATCCGCTTGCGCTTCGCGACGTACTGGCCCACCGCCTGGCGGATCCACCACGTTGCGTAGGTGGAGAATCGAAAACCCTTCTTCCAGTCGAAGCGCTCCACAGCCTTCATCAGGCCGATGTTGCCCTCCTGGATCAGGTCCTCGAGCGGGATCTTCGAGTGCCCGTACGACCGGGCGATCGACACGACGAGGCGCAGGTTCGCCTCGATCAAGCGCTCTCTCGAGCTCTCGTCACCCCCCTCAAGGGACTTGAAGAGCTCCATCATCTCCCCGTGGGGCAGCGTTGGACGCGCAGAGAGCCCAGACATGTAGGCATCG
Coding sequences within it:
- a CDS encoding sigma-70 family RNA polymerase sigma factor; this encodes MRSPDRCAHLRRTGAALDALDAYMSGLSARPTLPHGEMMELFKSLEGGDESSRERLIEANLRLVVSIARSYGHSKIPLEDLIQEGNIGLMKAVERFDWKKGFRFSTYATWWIRQAVGQYVAKRKRIIRVPSHAVGAAKRAADAVAEYRKEFGTDPTEQELAELSGSSAVVLRAAGRHRSEPVSLSAPAGPDGEGEVGDRLQDEAPDPFERLAASELTEVTRSILSTLTQKEVAVVRLRFGLVEDPEDSESYPITEEELAAARCGEALK